The Carassius carassius chromosome 37, fCarCar2.1, whole genome shotgun sequence genomic sequence ctttacaattACACATTTTTATGTTACAGAAACTGTATCCATTTGTGTCAGATCTTCAGGAGGCATCCGCTCTGCTATCAGAAGCCGTAAAGAAACTGGAAGGCGTTCATAAGATCGACACAGTGCAGGTAATTAAACATTTTGGTCTGCTCTTGTTCTGTCTTAAACCAGCCTCCCACCTCCaatcaaaattatttataaacaaaaacacactgttCTTATGTAAAAATGATGCACAGACCTCTATGAATATGTTAAATGACAGAAATTATTGTGTGTGAATCAGGATGTGCAGCAGTGCATTGAGGAGCAGGGAGCTCTAATGAAGGATGTGCTGGAAGACGCACGATTGGTCAGATTGCAAAGGGGAGGCGGAGCCATGCTGGCGAGGCTGAGGAGGGAAACTGAAGTGAGGTCCCCAGACTGTGAACAGAGCCGGTAAACACACACATGTCAGCTTCAAACACTTTCTACTGATCTTACAGATAATACTGAAGGGTAACATGATGTAGTAAATCATCTGTGTTCTCCTGCAGTGAGgtgatcgacacagtcacacatCTGTACAACGCCATGGAGGAGCAGGTGCACATCCTGGCCAGGAAGTCCAATATCTCCCTGCAGCACCTGGACTTCCTGTTACAGCTCAGAGAGATGGAGTCCAGGTTTGCAAAGGTAGAGAGCTGTAAACAAAAGacaaatgaaaagtttaaaatcatttaattaaaatgggCTTTACTTGTACTTTAGAAACAAAATGCCTCTGGCTTTGAAATgagcctcttctgctcaccaaggctgcatttatttgaccaaaaatacataaaataatgtgaaatattattacaatttaaaataactgttttctatgttgatatattataaaatgtaacttatttctgtgatgcagcgctgtattttaatcaacactaatatactgatttgctgctcaaggaacattttttGCCTCATATTTTGTTTGAAAACCgtgatgcatgttttttttttttttttttttttaacttgaaaaaaaaacagcatttatttattaaagaaaactTTTTAGACATAAATATCTTTCTTGTCATTTTTGATCGATGTTTTATAATATCattgtattacagtatatatttcttatcatataaatatttatacattattattatatttgaaataatataaattattaagaaattattttctattatatttaatggtaaagtattataattgatattatactacatttatatttaaaattaacctaGTATTATTTATTCTATAATATTACAGTACAAATGTCCTTACTGTCTTACATgagtctttgctgaataaaagcattcattcctaacaacaacaacaaagagaatctaaccccagacttttgaacgcTAGAGTACATTAGTCTTTTGCGTTCAGATGCACTGAGTTCAGAAAGCGTGTCTCTGTGTAGATTAAGGACTGGTTCGACACAGAAGGAGAAGCGCGGCTCCTGCAGGCTGAATCTGTGGAAGACTGCAGTGAACGAATCCAGCAAACGCTGCAGTGTTTCAAAGCTTTTCTCTCCGAAGCAAACGTAAGTGAAAGTGAAGAAAATTTATGGCGAGCCACTACATAAGTGACTTCAGAATATGTACAGATTAAACCTCAACTTTGTGATCATAATCATAAAGTGGGGAAAAAAATGTGTAGTGTTTATCCTTGTGGCGTATGTTTTCTTGTAACATGTTTCTGGTTCAACATCAGGAGCGAAAGCATCAGGCGATGATGCTGGTGTCAGATGCGGAGAGCGTTCAAGGGCCGAACTATCCAGAGACGGAGGTGTTTCACAGGATGGTGTCTGTGTTTAAATCCAGTCTGGCTGACTTTGTGTCGAGGGCCGAGCGCTGCTGTGAAGAGCTGGGCATGATGGTGTACATCTGCCACTTCTGCGAGAGGGTATGGCTTACACTTTAAAGCGGTCATGAACtacctttgtttttattttgtactgttctctgaggtccacttataatgccatctagatttaagatttaaattttttttttttttaaattaaaaaacagatTGTGCGTTGCTTGTAAACAAATTGAcggtaaaatgaagtgaacaaaggaccaagttcttactgacaTGGTTTGGatcttcattaaaaattaattttattcactCTTTCTtgttgggatcagaaggaaggcagTGCAGAGACAGTTGTTTCCACATCTTGTCActgcatataatttttttgtattcagaGTAATCTTTATTGTTGTTTGCCTGCACATTTGCCTCTCTCATAAACACTACATGCGCGAATTGGTGtgcggggctaaacaggcggtggtgtagaatcagtgggcggggctaaacaggcggtggtgtagaatcagtgggcggggctaaacaggcggtggtgtagaatcagtgggcggggctaaacaggctttgatgtagaatcagtgggcggggctaaacaggcagtggtgtagaatcggtgggcggggctaaacaggctgtgatgtagaatcagtgggcggtgCTAAACAGGCtgtgatgtagaatcagtgggcggggctaaacaggctgtggtgtagaatcagtgggcggggctaaacaggcagtggtgtagaatcagtgggcggggctaaacaggcagtggtgtagaatcggtgggcggggctaaacaggctgtggtgtagaatcagtgggcggggctaaacaggctgtggtgtagaatcagtgggcggggctaaacaggctgtgatgtagaatcagtgggcggggctaaacaggcggtggtgtagaatcagtgggcggggctaaacaggcggtggtgtagaatcagtgggcggggctaaacaggctttgatgtagaatcagtgggcggggctaaacaggcagtggtgtagaatcggtgggcagggctaaacaggctgtgatgtagaatcagtgggcggtgCTAAACAGGCtgtgatgtagaatcagtgggcggggctaaacaggctgtggtgtagaatcagtgggcggggctaaacaggcagtggtgtagaatcagtgggcggggctaaacaggcagtggtgtagaatcggtgggcggggctaaacaggctgtggtgtagaatcagtgggcggggctaaacaggctgtggtgtagaatcagtgggcggggctaaacaggcagtggtgtagaatcggtgggcggggctaaacaggcttTGATGTAGAATCATATAGTAGAACATTAAACACACTGAACCTGCACTCATGTTCATCCAATCATTCTTATGAGACTTGAAGTCAAAGAAATACAGATGTTCAGTCTCGACATCAGTTTGATATGATTCTCTTTGACAATTTAAGATTACAAACTGAACAACTGAAAAAACTCTATAGTCTCCTTATTTAGTGAAACACTGATAatataaatcattaaatcatgCTGCCACCTAGTGGAGTGTTATACGCTATTACTAGTCAAAAAGCATAAACTTGCCTTCCTTCAATAATTACATTTggttaccatttgtataaccacagtttcaCTACGAATACCCtgattaaactatggttagtgtagcaaaaccttGGTTCATTTGTGGTCACCAtgcatggtttaactatagtaggcatgttttgtttcagttttttgtAGTAAAATGGCAAATTTTTGTAAGGGATATGTTGAATTTTTTGGGCAACACATTTCTGTCAACATAATCCTCCCTATGTATGAACAAAATCACAATTATTTCCAGGCATCAGCCGTGGCCAGCGATTGCAGGCGATTTTTGGAACAGGAGCAACACTGCAGTTCTCCAGATGAGAAGCGCTGGACACATCTTCACGCTTACCTGCAGAGATTAGATGAGTTTTCTCCCGAACACTTCCAGGACGTGAGAGCGCAGGCGTGTTCCAGCTCCAGAGCTCTGCAGGTGTGGGACGCCGCCTGGATCCACTGTCAGGACGTCCGGCGACAGCTGCAGGAGAGACTGGTGCTTCTGGAAGGAGCTCGGCCCACCGCTGGACATCACTCTGACTGGCCCGAGGTCATTCCAGGTGAGGATTCATCAGAGTCCATACAAGACAgggctgtgtgtggtatgacaTAGAAGcttgaataaattaaaaaaactacaaatttaattagttattgccacattttttttaacaattcaaactttttaaactcattattttttcttatattgTGAGTTTACATCATGCAAACCTGAATATTTTTTCTAACTGCAGGCTAGAAACTCATAATTACGACTTTCTTCTCCAAATTGTGTTTACATCATGCATTAGATCAGACATTTTTATAGTTTACATTATGTCATTCACATCTTGTTCCTCAGAACTGCAAGTTAGAAACttgcaattgcattttttttctccaaattatAGGTTTACATCATGTAATTCTGACCTTTCCCCTCAgaattaaaagttatagactTGCAATGACTTTTAATAAGTTTACAATATGAAATATAGACTTTTTATACTGACTTTTTCATATTgacttaaaattaaattttatatcatgtaattctgagtttaaaaaaagtaaaatctcaTAAGAGTTCACATCTTGCagggtttatttattaatttatttattttgtgatataattgtgactttttatgtcTCAATTAAGACTActttctcgcaattgcaagtttatataaaaaaaaaacttggaattTAAAAAATAGTGTAATGGCAATAgggtaaataaacttttttttttctttagaaaacaaGACCTAATATCTTCAGTCATTTAGTTTCTCAAGAAAATGTAGCTTGATTTAAGTACGTTTAGATATTTATACTGGAAAACAATGGGAAAAaattgtgtgtgggggggtgggggCAAGGAAAAGGATGGATCTAGATATTTCCTTGAGATGTAAAATGACTTAAgacattaagtcttgttttctgttaaaaaaaatataaaaaattatgaagttattaaataaagcaataagccccaagaagctgtggtttatagtgaatttataacagctaaggggcattCTTAAACACAAAGCAGagcttttataaaacggttacatagtaaggtttcacaaaataaaaccgagcacataaagtgtaatgatattaataaaaacattatttttcagccaaacaatgtagttcctcagaaacagttgtggctCCAACAAAGttgttgccgagcaacacacaaatgtaaacaaaggtgtatgtttgtaaaGTAATTTCAAACttggctcatccaatcagaatcaaggaatGGAACTATACGTTCTATAAATTTTGTTTGTAAGTTCTGTATTATGAGACAAGAATGGTAAGATATTTGTAATGTATAAAATttactaaaaattattttttgcagtgtgtGGTAGAATAACATTATGGTCATCTCACCCAGTACAAGAGGAGCATGGGATTGTGCCCGAGCTGTCGGAGAGCAGGGCGAGTCGGGCGAGAGACAGCATTCACGGCACCGTCACCTGCTTCAACTTCAGATCCAACCACAAAACCCGGAAAGAGGCCAAAACCGCTCAGACTGGGAAGGAAATTCCTGCAGACTGTGTCCAGAGAGGCAAAAGTGTTGGCAGAAAAGCCTCGCAAGAGCAGAGACCCATCACAGGCTCGAGTGCGGTGGGCTGTCAGTGGTTTCCTTGGCAGAACGCAGCCAGCAGAACCAGCAGCAAGGGACCCGAGCTCCACATCACAGAGCCCGTCTTCTGCCAGAACCAGCCGTACGTAAACTCTCGCCACGGCAGCTTCTGTGAAGAGACGGACGGCGCTGGAGACGGCTCTGTGTTCACAGACAGCTGGAGAACTGATGGTGAAAACACTGCATCCAGCCCAGAGAGCCCAAACAGAACCATGTGAGTGTTCTTGTGCCCACTGAAGAGACGTAAAGACGACAGGAAATTCAATCAGCTACTGTTTATTTGACGTTACTTAAAAGGGTTTCGGGTTTTATTATGAACATTTCAACAATGGCCATTATTcttaaagacaaaaacatttgacttttataatctttaatcaaaatgcaacactttttttcttcatttattcagtttaaataattacaaatatttaaaaaaataaatgtaaaaaaataatcagactgtataataattaaatttcaattgaagttaatgcatattttaaacaaaataataatttcatgttgtctttaaatatacagaatataaCACTGTGCGTTAACTTGCCTTGAAGATGCACTTTGCTTTCTAGTTATTAgaaccactcaaaagtttggagtcagtaagatttatttatgtttttgataaataccaaggctgcatttattgcatttattaagtGTTTTCTCTGCCATTATatatgaaatttaatttatttctctgatcaaagctgaattttcagcatctttactattcagtcttcagtgtcacatgatcttcagaaatcattataatataataaacacaataaacatttcttattattatcaatgttgtaaaacaattgtggaaactgatacactttatttttcatgattctgtgaatagaaagttcaaaagaacagcatgaaatagaaatctttataaattaaataaaaaatgtctttattgcaATGTCTGTACTTTTaaccaatttaaagcatcctctctcaataaaactatttatttaataaataaatcttatagACTCCAAAggtttgaacagcagtgtataacGGGGGAAAAAAACAAGTCTCAATATTTTTCATGCTATTTCTTTCTCTGTCCAAAAGCTTACACTGATGTCAGAAAggtaaagttacagtaaagagtAAATAAAGGATTTTAAAACTGGCAGTGCCATGTTAAAGTAGTAGTTTCACTACAACTGGTAAACATAATAATCGATTTCTATAATAATCTAATAATTTCTATGGTGCCACGTATAAAAAGGATACTTTTCTGAAGGCTGTCCCAGCTGATATTTCATTATAGATTATGATTGTTTTAGAAATGCATCTTATCATTATTTCCCTGCAGGAAGCTTCATCGCATCATGGAGGAGCTCCTGCTGACGGAGGTGGAGTATGTTCGCTCTCTCGGCTACATCTTGACCCATTACTTCCCCCTGCTGTCCCGGCCGGACGTCCCGCAGGATCTGCGCGGCCAGCGTGGACGTATCTTCGGTAACCTGGAGAAACTGTATGACTTCCACTGCCAGCACTTCCAGCAGGAACTGGAGGCCTGTCGGGCAGAACCACTCCGAGTCGGACGCTGTTTCCTCAATCACGTGAGACAGCTCTGTGGCTTTAACGCTTTCATTTTCATCAGAATATCATTTTAACCTTGTACAAATATCTATtcaaacagagagagagtttCGGACTGTACGCCCTTTACAGCAAGAACAAACCCCAGTCTGACGCTCTGATCCAACATCACAGATACTTCAAGGTTGATATacaaaaatattcatataaataatataatgtattttatattataatttaatatatatatatatatatatatatatatatatatatatatatatatatatatatattattttacgtttttgtatgtattttttatttaaataacattaaaatattatatattatttaaatggtaATATATATGTctctaatataaataatatgtattaatatatttatatttattttatatataaaaaatatgtttaaatatttaaataaaataatacatggaaaatatgaatatataaaataattttatattataatttacaatatttgacatttgtatgtatttttattttaataatattaacatattatatatcatttaaatgttaatatatatttatttaatataaataatatgtattatataatttatatatttaaaatatgtttattaaaaagtatatttaaataaaataatacatggaaaatataaatatataaaataatgtataatataaaattgtttttataattaaatactatatatatatatatatatatttatagtgttcctgtagctcaattggtagaggtTTGCTTTTGTTTGgtttccccgggaacacatgataaaaattgatagcctgaaagcactgtcgctttggataaaagcatctgctaaatgaattaaattaaattaaattaaattaaattaaattaaattaaattaaattaaattaaattaaattaaattaaattaaattaaattaaattaaattaaattaaattaatatatatatatatatatatatatatatatatatatatatatatatatatatatatatatatatataaatcctacAATTATTTCTGCATCTGTTGCCGTTTCTTCTGAGTTGAACTGAAGTGAATGGGAATGAACTGAAAGCTCTTTTCTTCCAGTGTAAGCAGATGGAGTTGGGTGACAGCATGGATCTCTCGTCGTACCTGCTGAAGCCGGTCCAGAGGATCAGTAAATACAGTCTGCTGCTGCAGGAGATCCTGGACGAATGTGTGCCGGCTCAGAGCGGAGAGCGAGAGGAGATCCAGGCGGCTGTAGAGGTGGTGCGATTCCAGCTGCGGCACGGGAACGACCTGCTCACCATGGACGCCATCCGCGGCTGCGATGTTAGTGGTGAAGCTACGAGATTAATGCTGAATTATCTATTcaccagataaataaataaactgataaaaagatatagtcacatttttttctttggaaCATAAACTGGTTTTCCAGAAGTAATCAAAGTTTTTTGTCATTATGTTTCGTCAGCTGAATCTGAACGAGCAGGGCCAACTGATTCGGCAGGATGAATTCTGGGTAATATTCCGCAAGAAACGTTCCCTCCGACGAGTGTTTCTCTTCCAAGACGTCATCCTCTTCACCAAGACCAAAAAAAACGACTGTGGAGATGATGTGTACGTTTACAAGATGTCTATCAAGGTATGTGTGTGAGAATATTatgtttctattcatcagagaatcctgagaAATCAAATGCATCACACTTTCCACAGAAGCAAAACGGTTTCaaacattggtaataataaaaacagaaaatcagcatattagaatgatttctgaagatcatgcgacactgaagaccggagtaatgattctgaaaattcaacgCTGTATCACACTTTTTTACACTATGTTCACATCGAAAACagctatttaataatatttcataagcattttaaaaaatcttacggGCCCCAgatttttttaacagtagtgtataataaaacttttttctaaataatatatatatctgGAAATGCATTTCCCAAACAATAAAGTAAAATAGTTATAATAACTGaccctaaatatatattttattttcatgttttccatGGGATTCAAGCCCATTCAACAGAGTCTTGCAAACAGTCCAtactcattttcttttttcaaatataGTTATGATTAAAGTTTGCTTAATGTTCGTCTGTAGACCTGTGAGATAGGAATGACTCACTCGTGCGGGGTGAGCGGCCGCAGTTTTGAGATCTggttcaggaggagacggtcccaGGACACTTACATCCTGCAGGCAGAGACACGGGACGCCAAAGAGGCCTGGACCAGAGACCTGGAGCACATACTGTGGGAACAAGCGCTGAAGAGCAGAGGTCAGAACATAatacaacactatatatatattaaactaggCATTTACAGGTTACTGTGTGCGTTATTTGTGCTTGTATGTCCTTGTAGATCTACAGATGTTTGTGTTTCAGAGCTGAGGAGACAGGAGAGGTTGTTCATGGGAATGGGTTGGAAACCTTTTTCCGACATTCAACCCAGAGACGCAGCCGTTAGCAATCACACCGTGAATGGTGATGTCACAGGAAGAGGTATTTATCACCCAATCACAGGCGGACAGTTTGCATGCATATAACTGAGCTCATGGTGTAAACTCAAGGGCGTAGGAACGGTTTGAAAAATATCCTGAAGTGCTAGTTAttctactgtatttattatgtaaattaccTTTAAAAATGCATCGTTTTATCAAAGATGACTTCTCTTCTGTTGTCTTTTTTCATCAGGTAGTTTATTTTCTGTCAGAGTCTTGGCACACAAACTTTACCAGGTGTGGCTTgggtcatgaatattaattacattgGGATAAAACGCTAACTAATCTGCAACTAATTTGCTGAGAGGCAGATAATAGTTAGTGAATGCTAGCTATAATATAGTTACTGCTTAACACTTGTGGATTTGTTCAACCCAATCCCAGGCTGACAGAAGCTTCTGCTGGATCTTAAAGAGATCAAAGAAATAACCAAAAAatataattctgtcatttactgaccctcatgtcactcccaacctgtatgaccttcttctgtggaacaaaaaagatatttggaagaatgttgttTTACACAGTAACTCTTCACAATTTCATTTAGTTTGCACTGcagccaacaaacaaacaaacaaaaactaaactatggaagcctgtttctgccacagaagaaaagaaaaggtatttaagacttttttctcacaatacgGAGGAAAAATAGCAGAACTGCAATTCACAATGACCTTTTTTTAATTGATCCTTTGTCAGAAACAAGCTTTCATAAACATCAGCCTTTCTCAAATGCAGACTAATGATTATCGTCTAAATGTGAGAACATACATTAAAATAGTTGCTACGCCCCTGAAAAGATTGCTTCTTTTTTAGctgctttaattttatttgacaaaGTAAAGCCATTTTCAGTCATTACCTGAATTTTCTCTCACTGTTTTTCTGACAGAAGTTGTAGGAATACTGAAAAGACCCAACCCCTTGGTGTCTATCCTTCAAAGGGGCGTGGCTTTGCCACGGCCAGATTCGATTGGCTCTGGCAGCAGCACATCAACCGTAGGCAGCCACTCATCATCCTCGTCTGGGCGGGGCTCCATGTCACCCAGCGTTTTCCAAGGAAAATACGGTAGCAAACACTCCTACTGGAAAATGAATAGTCTCTGTATAATAAAGGAAAGGCCTGGATGTAAAATCTTTCTCTCCATCTTTTCTTTATAGATTCCTCTACTGAGAACACAGGTTTATTTAGCTGCGCAGATCATAATTGTCCCACAAGGAGAAGAGCGTCTGTGTCGTCACTGCTTCACTCCAGTCGTTCAGCGTGTCAGTTGTCTCCCGCTCATGATCTTCACCACGGCTCACCTGCTCTGTCCAGGAAGAAGCTCGGTCCACAAACAGATGCTCACGGTTCTCTCAAGGTTGAGAAATAAACGCACGTCAGCTGTGTTCAAAACCCACTGAGCTGCCTTTCTAGGCAACATTTCCAGGCAAAGCCATGCTGACTTTAAAGATAACGTGCAATGTACTGTGTTCGAGCAGCTCACTGCActcaaaaacattgttttgtatCCACATGCACAGGTCAATTTGAAGATTTTGGCCTATTTGTTTTAAAGACAAGTGGAAAGAAAAATTCCAAAATAcacttttaagtgtttattttgacACTAAAAATTAGCAGAAACTAGGGTTTGAGAAATAGCTGAATACTGATATTccataatgaaaataattaattcagACTGAATGTTAATTGAGTTTTTCTGTGTTTACTGTATGGTCAGTTTCAAGAGCCGATTCGTTCCAAGGCATCAACAGAAGTTTAGCTGTGATTGAGGTGAGTTACAGACAGTGATTAATTATACACTATATTAATACAGCTCTAAAAGATAAAGCTGTGTATACAAGTATGTCCAACTCAATCATGTAATACACTCTTGTAGGCTAGCATACTGTTTATGGGCTACTATATAGAaaatctcaactgcttgattgcTTGTATCATTGCCAAATTTGTAACTATATTGTCGCCCAGCTCCAATCTGCTAAAGGCAACTATAatgcatgaagatattaagatgTTATAAACATGAAcgtcatgattttctgtaaagctgctttgcatggtttatattgtgaaaaacactgtacaaatacattttacttgACTAGTACCTGCTCTATAAATGGAATCATTAAGTATGTTCAAACATTAAATATATGCAActtataaattacatattttccgAATGATACTAATGATGCAACATTTCCACAGGCATGCTTGCATCTCTCCAGAAGAAGTTCACTGATGTCA encodes the following:
- the si:dkey-65j6.2 gene encoding pleckstrin homology domain-containing family G member 4B yields the protein MTSAGDDEEEEDDDDDAASGSHTNHWMNARNPESLDSSIQSCLSALYPPFEVTASTVLGQLFQVIEGRYHGDALQCLSDFLIPAKHLLESVQQAACAPYSQRVFRFSGWPLCLHDRIVIQLAPVNPLLLKPGDFYLQIVQFGNQAARIVVQSLLEVEEVRELEETPIPETSYPSIFTEAWLQELNNGRHGTPLARCVLKTEQGIVKVPWEEVANPEFEDDRRMASSSTSNQQESLSLCHPHTPTPSNFSVETRICPARDGIAVSLRLVDKSSSSRHAEMDPTQSGMRPVGWVSPNTWDSRSLVSNCKDLIDLTKETQGYSQTWAQTHTPLLRSNSATQERKACVRTVRFAEEPCTPCMQRKHGQGTKAQKCRFMEAQEKPIKPKERSGHPNEPRSFHRPSQENTDCFSSSETAPLGNSSSEGHKDQTHNISQDEIHCFIPAVVGTSEKCHIVVQGETDEVDRSSYFEMIPRLHVVPGKKTTAFGLVSPKINRRRLTAQDLSQDSKALSPPLTGPRINLSDASAQAESERPPSRSSTPPALTADGFLHSGMMCLTGGQDRSGRAVVEIYGDHQVWASAPISSQEICKLLLYFHTITRKEKDLGMTVVFDAQKKPPHPEIAKALLMLQELDPHAVHWVLLLLNKDNSHSHEKRSGVMMETVTSLKALYKIVDVSQLTAALHGSFQYNHCVWLQIHQKLYPFVSDLQEASALLSEAVKKLEGVHKIDTVQDVQQCIEEQGALMKDVLEDARLVRLQRGGGAMLARLRRETEVRSPDCEQSREVIDTVTHLYNAMEEQVHILARKSNISLQHLDFLLQLREMESRFAKIKDWFDTEGEARLLQAESVEDCSERIQQTLQCFKAFLSEANERKHQAMMLVSDAESVQGPNYPETEVFHRMVSVFKSSLADFVSRAERCCEELGMMVYICHFCERASAVASDCRRFLEQEQHCSSPDEKRWTHLHAYLQRLDEFSPEHFQDVRAQACSSSRALQVWDAAWIHCQDVRRQLQERLVLLEGARPTAGHHSDWPEVIPVQEEHGIVPELSESRASRARDSIHGTVTCFNFRSNHKTRKEAKTAQTGKEIPADCVQRGKSVGRKASQEQRPITGSSAVGCQWFPWQNAASRTSSKGPELHITEPVFCQNQPYVNSRHGSFCEETDGAGDGSVFTDSWRTDGENTASSPESPNRTMKLHRIMEELLLTEVEYVRSLGYILTHYFPLLSRPDVPQDLRGQRGRIFGNLEKLYDFHCQHFQQELEACRAEPLRVGRCFLNHRESFGLYALYSKNKPQSDALIQHHRYFKCKQMELGDSMDLSSYLLKPVQRISKYSLLLQEILDECVPAQSGEREEIQAAVEVVRFQLRHGNDLLTMDAIRGCDLNLNEQGQLIRQDEFWVIFRKKRSLRRVFLFQDVILFTKTKKNDCGDDVYVYKMSIKTCEIGMTHSCGVSGRSFEIWFRRRRSQDTYILQAETRDAKEAWTRDLEHILWEQALKSRELRRQERLFMGMGWKPFSDIQPRDAAVSNHTVNGDVTGREVVGILKRPNPLVSILQRGVALPRPDSIGSGSSTSTVGSHSSSSSGRGSMSPSVFQGKYDSSTENTGLFSCADHNCPTRRRASVSSLLHSSRSACQLSPAHDLHHGSPALSRKKLGPQTDAHGSLKFQEPIRSKASTEV